From a region of the Zonotrichia albicollis isolate bZonAlb1 chromosome 5, bZonAlb1.hap1, whole genome shotgun sequence genome:
- the DUSP4 gene encoding dual specificity protein phosphatase 4 has translation MVATEGLREMEGSALRRLVGRDEAGAGGAARCLVLDCRPFLAHSAGHIRGALNVRCNTIVRRRAKGAVSLEQILPAEGEVRARLRAGLYAAVVVYDERSPRAEALREDSTVALVVRALRRDTARADIRLLAGGYERFSSEYPEFCAKTKSLSNVSPPTSAEPLDLGCSSCGTPFHDQGGPVEILPFLYLGSAYHAARRDMLDALGITALLNVSSDCPNHFEGHYQYKCIPVEDNHKADISSWFMEAIEFIDSVKECCGRVLVHCQAGISRSATICLAYLMMKKRVKLEEAFEFVKQRRSIISPNFSFMGQLLQFESQVLATSYAVEAVSPSGTLRERGKATSTPTSQFVFSFPVSVGVHATPSSLPYLHSPITTSPSC, from the exons ATGGTGGCCACCGAGGGGCTGCGCGAGATGGAGGGCAGCGCGCTGCGCCGGCTCGTGGGCCGCGACgaggccggggccggcggcgccGCGCGGTGCCTGGTGCTGGACTGCCGCCCCTTCCTGGCGCACAGCGCCGGGCACATCCGCGGGGCGCTCAACGTGCGCTGCAACACGATCGTGCGGCGGCGGGCCAAGGGCGCCGTGAGCCTGGAGCAGATCCTGCCGGCCGAGGGCGAGGTGCGGGCGCGGCTGCGGGCCGGGCTCTACGCCGCCGTCGTGGTGTACGACGAGCGCAGCCCGCGCGCCGAGGCCCTGCGCGAGGACAGCACCGTGGCGCTCGTGGTGCGCGCGCTCCGTCGCGACACGGCGCGCGCCGACATCCGCCTCCTGGCAG GGGGCTATGAGCGCTTCTCCTCGGAGTACCCCGAATTCTGCGCAAAAACCAAGTCTCTGAGCAATGTGTCACCCCCCACCAGCGCTGAGCCCCTGGATCTGGGCTGCAGTTCCTGTGGGACCCCCTTCCATGACCAG GGTGGGCCTGTGGAGATCCTTCCCTTCCTCTACCTTGGCAGCGCCTACCACGCAGCCCGGCGGGACATGCTGGATGCACTGGGcatcacagccctgctgaacgTCTCCTCAGACTGCCCCAACCACTTCGAGGGGCACTACCAGTACAAGTGCATCCCTGTGGAGGACAACCACAAAGCTGACATCAGCTCCTGGTTCATGGAGGCAATTGAGTTCATCG ACTCAGTGAAGGAGTGCTGTGGCCGTGTCCTGgtgcactgccaggctggcatctCCCGCTCGGCCACCATCTGCTTGGCGTACCTGATGATGAAGAAGCGTGTCAAGCTAGAGGAGGCCTTCGAGTTTGTCAAGCAGCGCCGGAGCATCATCTCCCCCAACTTCAGCTTcatggggcagctgctgcagttcGAGTCGCAGGTCTTGGCCACTTCGTACGCGGTGGAGGCCGTCAGCCCCTCGGGGACGCTGCGGGAGCGGGGCAAGGCCACCTCCACCCCCACCTCGCAGTTTGTCTTCAGCTTCCCGGTGTCTGTCGGTGTCCATGCCACCCCCAGCAGCCTGCCCTACCTGCACAGCCCCATCACCACGTCGCCCAGCTGTTAG